The DNA window CAGTAAATAGCTCATCTCTcctactagactgtgagctccacaAAGCTTATGATGTCTGATTTATCTTTATCCCCAACTGTGTGCTGTACACAGTACATGCTTAAGCTATTTAGAAACAatctttttaaaagcactttaaaGCATTTTAGCAACCTCCGTTTTGCATACCAATAATGTATTAACTATGTTGAAATAAACTTCTAGGCTCAAGATGGAGCTCCTCCTGCCATGTCACCAAACCAAAACTTGGATAACTTATGTGTCCCTGTAAATGGTCCACTTGACCAAAAATGTTGTATATTCAGTCAGCTAATCCCCAAATGCCAAGCCAACTGTGGGCCTTCTCACCCCAAACAAGGTTGACTATGGGGCCCCGGCCAATCAGATAtttacctcttcctttttctttattctttatcctataAAAGCTTCTTGCCTTCCACTCCATTTTGCCGTTCTCCAAAAGGAGATTCTACTTCATGAAGTGTTAAATAAAGTCTGTTTGATCACCTAAATTgtcttctttaataattttttaacaactATGAATGATCTTTACCACATTATTAAGAGAGATCCAGCTAAAGTTCACACCGGGCAATACTCTGACAATAGTTTTActctttaattttgaaattaatagtttttttaaaaaaattaaacattaaaattttaatttgtactttCTAGTAATTCAGACAAGTTTCCCCCTCAATTAGTGAAATTTGTAAGGTTTCACTAGACTTAAATATTACagtatagctttaaaaaaaatcttcttcttTCATTGAAGAATTCTTCCCCCTGCCCTCCACTCTTTCGATTGAGACAAGCAGTAATGGAAATTTTCCCCTGGCTTTGTTTTTACTAAAATTaagtaaaagtaaataattttcaGGGGAGGTTAGggtgtattattttaatatttaatgctTAATTAATAACAGCCAACAGGTTATTGCCCCATAAGGCTAAAAACAGATCAAAAATGACTGTAATACTATCTGCTGGAGGTAATAAAACATggaattaaaatatcatttattatgTGAACTTCCAAAGCAGTACAATTTTTCtcagtgtttaaaaatttttttaatgtcccaTGTCAAAACATGTCCTAAGTAATTCACCCATTTGTTATTATGAAACCCTTTGAAACCTCAGCCacacctcctttctctcctctacaagctgttttttatttttaaattgaagtatagttgatttacaatattatattagtttcagttgtacaacatagtgatttggtatttttatagattatactccatttagttattataaaatattggctacattcccaTAGCcaatatacaatatatccttgtagcttctttattttttccttagtagtttgtacctcttaacccccttCCCCTATCTTGCTCTATCTCCCACCCCTcaacccactggtaaccactagtttgttctctatatctgtgagtctgtttctgttttgttatattcattcgttttaattttttagattctacatatatgtgaaatatactgttctcttttttttttcttttttttttgcgcgggcggggtttgtttgtttttttgagatacgcgggcctctcactgttgtggcctctcccattgtagagcacaggctccggacacgcaggctcagcagccatggctcacgggcccagccgctctgcagcatgtgggatcctcccggactggggcacgaacctgtgtcccctgcatcggcaggtggactctcaaccactgcgccaccagggaagcccgtgttctCTTTTGTTTAACTCATTTCAGACCCATCTGCATAACATTTCAGCTATTCTAGGACATACAGGATTGTTTCCTGTCACTTGAAGTCTTTGTGAAAAAAGTATGTACACAGGCAAACACTCATTTGTTGACCAATGATATAGATAActtgacacagtgagagagttcatgagcaaagaaaggaaaaaagaacaggcaGTAAGACAGGGGATGAAAAGGAATCTGTTttgccacatagcacagggagttcaactcggtgctttgtgaccacctagaggggtgtgatagggagggtgggaggcagactcaagagggagggaatatgtggatatatgtgtatgtatagctgattcactttgttatacagcagaaactaacacaccattgtaaagcaactatactccaataaagatgttaaaaaaaaaaggaatatatcttAAGTGGAAAAGTCAGAGATAAGTAGTGactggagaggaaaggggagaaagcTGTGTAGATCAGAACCCATGATAAACGATTCTGAAACTCTGGGCTTACTTACTTTTCTGTTTCTACTGGTACATTGTTTTACTGCCATCCATCACTGGTAGTTTTTGCTCTTGATATTGAATGATGTTTCCAAGATTTCCAATGTCTTTAACAAAATATCACACTGAACCTTATCAAAAGTCTGTTTTGCTGATCTACTATGAAATAATATCTAGACTAAGaattagcaaactttttctgtaaatggccAGACTGTAAATATATTAGGCTTTAAGGTCTCTGTTGTAACTACTCAACTTAGTAGGCAGAGCACAAGCACAGTCATAGACCATATGTAAGTGAAGGActgtagctgtgttccaataaaactatttacaaaCACAGGTGGCAGGTCccatttggcccatgggccacagGTTGCTGACCCCTGATTTAGACCAATTATCCTctttatcaatctcccaacatctTCCTAGTATTTTCTATTTGACTCCCTCTCCCAATATAGGTTTGAATTGTATTTCTGGACAACAAATACTGTTCCTTGtgagaaattattttgaaatacatatgtattaaaatattaattatatataatattgtcaAGTCAATCTTTCTTCTCAGGGATAATCATCAATGTCATATAAAAGCAGTTCCTACATGCCCCTTATGTAAGTCTTTTACTTGAAATGTTTTGAACAACTGGAAAATTTTTGACTGTCcaaaatgttgaaaaaataaaatccttaatttaaaatttattattctttaaaaaattattattcttaaaaAACTGTACTTGTGGGACTCCTCTTCTTTAAAGTCTTCTTTAGCTCCCCACTCCCCTAgaacactcttttttaaaaacttgaagtatagttgctgtacaatattatgtaagttacaggtgtatgatatagtaattcacaatttttaaaggttatgctccatttagtgtcaatataaaatatagtaattcacaattttaaaggttatgctccatttagtatcaatataaaatattggctatattccccgtgttgcacagtatatccttgtagcttattttatacctagtagtttatacctcttactCCCCCAACCCTTATactgcccctccctgcttccctctccccactggcaaccactagtttgttctctatatctgtgagtctgcttcttttttgtagaACAAACTTTTTAGCATAGCATACAAGGAAGGTCATTCATAAGCTGGCCCCAACCTAcctctctgattttattttctgctactttctgttcattttttttatacaAGAATAAAAACATGACCAACAATACTGTATAAAAACTTgcaggatgggacttccctggtggcgcagtggttaagaatccacctgccaatgcaggggacacaggttcgagccccggtccaggaagatcccacatgccatggagcaactaatcctgtgtgccacaactactgagcccatgctccacaataagagaagctaccgcaatgagaagcccgcgcactgcaatgaagagtagtccccgttcactgcaactagagaaagcccgcgcgcaacaacgaagacccgatgcagccaaaaataaataaaaataaataaataaaatttaaaaaacattaaaaaaaacttgcaGGAGATAAATATTGACACTTCAGGAAGTGGTTACTTCTGGAAAGGGGAGAGAATACTGGGGAGGGGAGCCCTAGGGATTTCAACTATATCTGAGATgacctttttttaaatgatgatgataatattaatgaaaatattaagtaaaacaaAGATCTGAAACAAAGCTATGGCAAAACATTAAGATTTGACAAAGCTAAGTGGTGAGTAATAAGAATGCTTTTTCTACCATTCACAAtacttttctatttgtttaaaataGGGGTTGAAAAACTACAgtctgtgggccaaatctggcccactgcccattttttaagacttggagctaagaatggttttacattattaaaaggttgtttaaacaaacaaacaaagaaaactatgtGACAGAGAACTTGTGACCTgcaaagcctaagatatttactatttggccctttatagaaaacgTTTGCCATCTcctgatttaaaatatttcataagaagaaaagaaagataaaaaaaaatgaaaaggtaggAGGCAAGGGAgaatggttttgttttcttgCATTAAGTACTTTCCtgaattaaacattttatattaccTGTTTCTTTAAATTAGCTTTTCATGAATTACTTTTTCAACTTTCATTAAGAAGAAATCtcaatatctcaataaagaaataaaaattgtaatggtgatggatggtaatgagacttattgtggtgattatttcatagtgtatacaaatatcaagtcattatgttgtacacctgaaactaatataatgttatatgtcaattatacctcaattaaaaaaaattatgtacctCGGGGTGGGGGGAAAGAAGAAATCTCATCAAATTTTATTCTATGATATTGGAACTTATTTAAAAGACCTACGGGAGagtcttttaatatgattttgacTTCAGTCCATACTTGTCAAAAAACTGGGGAGCTCCTTAGAGGCCAGTGTGTCATTTTCAGGTAGCTGTACGTAGATTGAAGACCCACTTATGGGCTGTCAGCCAGGGACACAGGAGAGGTGCTGCACAGGACCTATTCTTGGCTTCAAGTTCACATTTTCTGCTTTCTGTAGCCCACCTCTCCTAGaagaattttgtttccttttttcacaGAAGATAATGGGGCAAGAgggttaaataaaattcaaaacactatATTATAGTTTCTGGCTAGAGTGGTTGTGAGACATTGGAATCTGTCATCAGAgaaagtagacttttttttttttttaatggggaaatAGATAATACATCTAAATATCTTGGCATGGCTCAGATCACAAAAACTGTTAGATCTTCTGTTATTACCATTTTGAGGTTGCTATAtaggcattttcttttctttataaaatattaagcaCATCAGTATTGCCTGTGTAcatgaaaggatttttttcttatttttataattaatttccaTAGTTCCTCCCCCCAGCACTGACCCACGTTAACTGAAGATATTACCATCTGTGAATCAATGAATGAGGAGGCTCACACAGAGATTTCACAGAAATGCCCAGTGAACACTTGAGGATCTTTAGACCTAAATTATCTAATAACCTTAAGTAGGTATTGTTTTAAACTTTAGTGTCACTAGTAACTAAAAATGTGCACAGGAGAACAACAGCCACAAAACAAATACGAGGTAAAATTTATTCATCTGATCCCAATATGCATTTTTTCCTGTTCCAATGAAAACATTAATGCTAAAATAATAAGTAACTTGTTTTTTAACTTGGCCATATTTATGCCATCTCTAATatccatttgtttttaaatttactaaAGATATACAACATGGcataaaataatgacaaaatacTTATGATCCATCACCAGATTATGAAACAGAACATTACTAATTTTACTGAGGCCCTGGGCACCCTTCCTCAGTtccatctctcttccttcctctaggGATTAATCATTGTTCTGAATACTGTATTTGATGTATCCATGTACTTATTCATACTTTTTGGACAAATGTAACTATCTCTAAATAATTCGTATCATTATTTTACAACTTGCTTTGTTGATTGGCTTCATGTCTGAATTCATATACGTTGGCATGTATGGTATATTCATATGGTAGAGACAGTGCTCACCAACTATTCTATGTGCTCCCCTATGATTCTTAGACTTCAGGCTGGAATCACTGGATTGTGCGCAGATGGCAAGTGTGTCATGTGTGGGACAAGGCAGTTAAAAGCTCCATCCCTTTCTTTGCCTTCCTCAGTGAACTCACAGGCCACATATTCCAGCTGGGGCAATGGGGCAGCTGTAGGAACATGGAGCACccatcagcctgggtccctgagggaGGTGGAGCAAAGCCTCTTACCAACTGCGCTGGACATGTCAAGTGAATAAAAATAATCCTGTTGTgctaagacacacacacatacctacaaATGGGCAGATAACTCCCTTTCTGGGATTATTCAAAAACAACGCTATCAGTAGCAGGGTAGATTCAAAGCCTTCTGAAAACACTTCTACCCTATGACTGTAGATGGATATTTATTCTCACTTGCATGATGAAGGAAATCTCACATCCTCTCCTCTTTACCTTCTTTGAAGACCTACTGCGCTAACAGAACTTTCAGAGACATGCTTACACGTTCACATACTGTTTCTGGTATGTTAGCTTTGTTTCCCCAACTAGATTTTAAGTTCTACACTGGCTTGCACTCTACACAGCATTTAGTAATAAGTGGCCTACTGGTTGACTGAGGGTAAGAATATAAAATGCCTACTTTGTGTAAGGCACCTTGCTTGTGCTTCACGTAAGTTATCTTgatcattattatttccattatatAGATGAGAATAttaaggttaagtaactttcctttGGTCACAGAGCTAGGAAGATGATAAAGGATGTGGGGAAGGCAACTAAAACTAGTCTGATTGACTCTAAAGACTTTGCTTTTTGGCTTTCTCCACTGAACTTAGTGAGACCATGCCTAGTGCAGGGCAGGAGCTTTAGTAGAACATAAAATGAGTAATAAAAagtttttgtttataaattttgcaAACATTAGAACATTTCTTTGGAGACATCTGAGAACTGAAGATTGTCGGGTCTTACCTTGATCACCTCTGGGGTCTGCTGAATCAAAACCACTGAGGTAGTGTCATTGGCTTTATCACCAACAGGACTTCTACAGACTGATAAACTGGCCTGCGAGGAAGTTGTCAAGGTTTCTTGTAGAATTTGCATCATCTCTTTTTCTTGTGATAGGTTCCCTCTGCCTGATTTGCATTCAACCAGTTCTTGAGCAAAGTCTTCAATGCTTTCTAGAATTCGCAGTAAGAGGGCTCGATCCTCTTCCTCTATTTTGTGTCCGTTGGTTTCAATAATCCTTGTTAGGCAGGAAGGTGAGACTTTTTCCGTGGGTGAAGAGACTTTAGATTTAGGCTCAAGATCTACAGGGAGGTGACCAGTCAACTGACTATGACTATTTAGAGAGACAGAGTTTTTACCTTTGGCAAGTGGCTCTCTTAGAGAGGTCTCCATTTTCTGTGAGAAAGATTCCAAATCCATTAACAATTTATCTATCTCTTCCTGACTGTTAGGATTCATAAAGTCTCTGTGGTTTCCCTCTTCAACTTTAGGAACTTTCGATTTAAGATCTTCCTCAGGTAGATTAAGAATTGGCTTCTCAAATATCTTACCAATTTCATTCTGCATTAAGTCAGGGCATTTTTTAAGATGAGGACCACGACCTGATAATTCTGCTCTATCTTCCTTTACCTTTAACAACTCCTGACTGGCTCCATTTTCTGTCCTCTGTCCTTTATCTAATGCTTTCTTTCCATCTGACTCTTCCTCAATATAAAGGGTTTCCACTAGATTACCAGAAGAAACATTTTCTAAAGCATTCATGGTTAATGACTGTGATTGAAGCTGGACATTTTTTAGAGGTCTGGGATCACTTATCTCTAAATTACACAAGGAATTTGTAGAGCTGTTTGGAATGGATTTTACAGTCTCTGTTTTCCTAGAACTGTGCTTGTCATCTTGCAGTTCTATAGTTTGAAAGTGTCCAGAGTCCGGGGCTGAGAGCTGGACAACATCCTCATACTTAGGGGGCTGTTCAGTGCCAAATACTGGGGAGAAGGGAGTCAGTTGTAAACTAGGCATATTACTGACCAGTTCTGTTAAATCTATAGCCTCATTATTCCCAGACTGCATGAATTCAAATGGTAGCTTTTTCAAATAGGATGCTAACCTGGTCATTACATTCATATAGACAGTTTCAGAGCTAGAAATTGCATCATTACCATTTCCTTCATTGATGCTACTCCCTGACTTTTTCTTTATACATTGTTTTATGATGTCTGTGCATTTTTTCAAATCCTCAGAGCATTTTAGCAAGATGTCTAAGCATATCTTTATGTCTgttccagaagaaaaattatctattttatgtttttccaaaatCTGAGTAACCAGGTCTTCTTCAGAGAAGTTGTGAAGAAGCAATGAAGTCAGGTTCGTATCAAGTGAGTTTCTATGGAATAAAGATTTTTCCTCGACTGAGGAACTCCGGAGTAAACCAAAGGATGGGGAGTTCCCATCATGGTTATAATGGCCACAGAGCAAGTCAAAATCAACTGACCTCCTGTTAAATGAGTCAGACTTaactttccttccctttctgtaAGCTGTATGGTTAGAGTTTTTGAGTTTTTCAAGggaaaattcttttattttcccactAGCAAAACTGATTGCTTCTCCTGCAATGTCCTTTAAGTTACAGGTGTTCTGAAATGTAGATCCTTTCCTGACCCTGGGTATGCCTGTGAGGGCCTGATGGGGATAGTCACCTTCAGCTGAGGAAAACCCATTTTCATGGGGTAGAAACAGAGAGTCCAGATCTGCATCTCTGAACTGAGACACAGGGATGTGTAAGAGGTCTGCACAAACACTATGATGGACCACAATG is part of the Mesoplodon densirostris isolate mMesDen1 chromosome 5, mMesDen1 primary haplotype, whole genome shotgun sequence genome and encodes:
- the PPP2R3A gene encoding serine/threonine-protein phosphatase 2A regulatory subunit B'' subunit alpha; its protein translation is MPHQSGFDIMAATYRLVVSTVNHYSSVVIDRRFEQAVHYCTGTCHTFTHGVDCIVVHHSVCADLLHIPVSQFRDADLDSLFLPHENGFSSAEGDYPHQALTGIPRVRKGSTFQNTCNLKDIAGEAISFASGKIKEFSLEKLKNSNHTAYRKGRKVKSDSFNRRSVDFDLLCGHYNHDGNSPSFGLLRSSSVEEKSLFHRNSLDTNLTSLLLHNFSEEDLVTQILEKHKIDNFSSGTDIKICLDILLKCSEDLKKCTDIIKQCIKKKSGSSINEGNGNDAISSSETVYMNVMTRLASYLKKLPFEFMQSGNNEAIDLTELVSNMPSLQLTPFSPVFGTEQPPKYEDVVQLSAPDSGHFQTIELQDDKHSSRKTETVKSIPNSSTNSLCNLEISDPRPLKNVQLQSQSLTMNALENVSSGNLVETLYIEEESDGKKALDKGQRTENGASQELLKVKEDRAELSGRGPHLKKCPDLMQNEIGKIFEKPILNLPEEDLKSKVPKVEEGNHRDFMNPNSQEEIDKLLMDLESFSQKMETSLREPLAKGKNSVSLNSHSQLTGHLPVDLEPKSKVSSPTEKVSPSCLTRIIETNGHKIEEEDRALLLRILESIEDFAQELVECKSGRGNLSQEKEMMQILQETLTTSSQASLSVCRSPVGDKANDTTSVVLIQQTPEVIKIQNKPEKKPGTPLPPPATFASSPRPLSPAPHVNNVVNATLSINIPRFYFPEGLPDACSNHEQTLSRIETAFLDIEDQKADIYEMGKIAKVCGCPLYWKTPMFRAAGGERTGFVSAQSFIVMWRKLLSNHHDDASKFICLLAKPSCSYLEQDDFIPLLQDVVDTHPGLTFLKDAPEFHSRYITTVIQRIFYTVNRSWSGKITATEIRKSNFLQTLALLEEEEDINQITDYFSYEHFYVIYCKFWELDSDHDLYVSQADLSRYNDQASSNRIIERIFSGAVTRGKTVQKEGRMSYADFVWFLISEEDKRNPTSIEYWFRCMDVDGDGVLSMYELEYFYEEQCERMEAMGIEPLPFHDLLCQMLDLVKPANDGKITLRDLKRCRMAHIFYDTFFNLEKYLDHEQRDPFAVQKDVENDSPEPSDWDRFAAEEYETLVAEESAQAQFQEGSFEDYETEEPASPSEIGNKGNKIVTSSLSEKCGKLQSVDEE